From the genome of Aricia agestis chromosome 9, ilAriAges1.1, whole genome shotgun sequence, one region includes:
- the LOC121730389 gene encoding protein windpipe, which translates to MAWLQTKIFFFVTSLLLAPTLASICPDKCICSTTRDSLHRATCSSLPDLYKYTLRQKHHNINILDLSHNNITKITHELDRLTEVVTLDLSTNGLTDINKFLHNAKKLVHLNLAHNRIQSMSLLHLPTSISSLDLTNNLMKNVPSDVNHLASLEHLELAGNPLECSCENIIARDHLIANGVFIDHVKCSGPANLKGKSWLELKTKELCKVPTFDMDMMMGDQPFDAVQIGEETTALRSMPLTANTDLEDGKVISDTAHENDNDDDDNVQFMKVGHYSSPSRTHEIEGSGEAESTTMIDIIEPIEERKMYNNLMMSEDMLPVNNVKTTEDPDEGSGEGSGFGYIDFNHETDKGIITTTPVVEDFFPPTIPNVFEEDSENDTGMDFPMHTPPTIYQGGSDWHKKVVTEEPTLSTMKAVTLEATRDTTVSEQIRITQPSEVLDQASRNEENGPTHKTGTYVCIALIVVLLVGLIGFAITKSQMRKRRDRRLLRHQKRDVEKASKEMVDMNKSLLGKPAVAETPNEKITNGKYELVPTHEVHQKKDKNGDLSHGKKYDESNGLRTDSPRDTNQNKNSSKDNNLTPDVLPPQETSFDSDVVAPTSRKDTNTNSISSDEYFVPINDDDATRINGNLESDTSQPLINGDPDYLSPSREYVPVYSPDMGRVRIKMTETPKPKTPVLVTRSRSNAGDIIITPSLDNNAIKSTT; encoded by the coding sequence ATGGCTTGGCTTCAAACTAAAATCTTCTTCTTCGTGACATCCTTACTTCTCGCTCCGACGCTGGCTTCCATCTGTCCGGACAAGTGCATCTGCAGCACTACCCGTGACAGCCTACACCGCGCCACCTGCAGCAGTCTTCCAGATCTGTACAAATATACCCTCCGACAGAAGCACCACAACATTAACATTCTCGACCTGTCGCACAACAACATAACCAAAATCACCCACGAACTCGACAGGCTAACGGAAGTCGTGACTCTCGATCTATCTACGAACGGTCTAACGGatatcaataaatttttgcacaATGCCAAGAAATTGGTGCATTTGAATTTAGCTCATAATCGAATTCAATCTATGTCGTTATTGCATTTACCAACTAGTATCAGTTCGTTGGATTTGACAAATAATTTGATGAAAAATGTACCATCTGATGTCAATCATTTAGCCAGTTTGGAACATTTGGAGCTTGCAGGCAATCCTTTAGAATGTTCATGCGAAAATATTATCGCACGTGATCATCTCATTGCTAACGGCGTCTTCATAGATCATGTGAAATGTTCTGGTCCAGCCAATTTAAAGGGAAAGTCCTGGTTGgaattaaaaacaaaagaattgTGTAAAGTTCCAACTTTTGACATGGACATGATGATGGGTGATCAGCCATTTGATGCTGTTCAGATAGGAGAAGAGACAACAGCGCTAAGATCGATGCCCTTAACCGCCAACACTGATCTAGAAGATGGTAAAGTAATTTCAGATACTGCACATGAGAATgacaatgatgatgatgataacgtACAATTTATGAAAGTGGGCCATTATTCTTCACCGTCTCGTACTCATGAAATAGAAGGATCAGGTGAAGCTGAGAGTACTACAATGATTGATATTATTGAACCTATTGAAGAACGTaaaatgtacaataatttaatgaTGAGTGAAGATATGTTACCAGTCAATAATGTTAAAACAACAGAAGATCCAGATGAGGGCTCCGGTGAAGGATCTGGATTTGGTTACATTGATTTTAATCACGAAACCGACAAGGGTATTATAACAACTACGCCCGTTGTTGAAGACTTCTTCCCACCAACTATACCCAATGTGTTTGAAGAAGACAGTGAAAATGATACGGGTATGGACTTTCCGATGCACACCCCGCCTACCATATATCAAGGTGGCTCTGACTGGCACAAAAAAGTGGTGACGGAAGAACCAactttatccacaatgaaagcaGTTACCTTAGAAGCTACAAGAGATACAACCGTATCTGAACAAATTCGCATAACACAACCGTCAGAAGTTCTAGATCAAGCGTCTCGTAATGAAGAAAACGGACCAACTCATAAAACTGGCACTTATGTCTGCATAGCTTTGATTGTTGTTTTATTAGTAGGTCTAATTGGATTTGCAATAACTAAAAGTCAAATGAGAAAGAGAAGGGATCGAAGGCTGTTAAGACATCAAAAAAGAGACGTTGAAAAAGCTTCCAAAGAAATGGTAGATATGAACAAGTCATTACTTGGGAAACCTGCTGTCGCTGAAACTCCAAATGAAAAAATAACTAACGGAAAATATGAACTCGTGCCTACTCATGAAGTACATcagaaaaaagataaaaatggtGATTTAAGTCATGGTAAGAAATACGATGAAAGCAATGGCTTAAGAACTGATAGCCCACGAGAcacaaatcaaaataaaaatagttcTAAAGATAATAACTTAACTCCAGACGTGCTTCCACCACAAGAGACTTCTTTCGATTCTGATGTTGTAGCACCTACCTCGAGAAAAGACACAAATACAAACTCTATTTCGAGCGATGAATATTTTGTGCCAataaatgatgatgatgcaACTAGAATAAACGGAAATCTAGAGTCAGACACCTCTCAGCCCCTGATCAATGGAGACCCAGATTATTTATCACCATCCCGTGAATATGTTCCAGTCTATTCACCGGATATGGGAAGGGTAAGAATCAAAATGACCGAGACTCCAAAACCTAAAACGCCTGTACTAGTCACAAGAAGCCGATCAAACGCTGGAGACATAATCATTACACCGTCATTAGACAACAATGCGATAAAATCGACCACTTGA